Part of the Flavobacteriales bacterium genome, TAGGTCGTCGATCTTTTGGAAAAGGATTAGTGCAAGAGCAATTTGAACACCCCGATGGCTCTGCCTATCGTATAACTACACAACGCTATTATACCCCAACAGGACGGTGTATCCAACGCCCTTATGCTAAAGGTCAAGGTGAAGACTACGCTACCGATTTGGTGGATAGGTTAAGTAGTGGTGAGCTACTTTCAAAGGATAGCATCGAATTCAATGATAGTCTTAAATTCATTACTCCAAAAGGCAAAGTCGTCTATGGTGGCGGCGGAATAATGCCAGATATCTTTATTCCATTAGACACCAATTCGTATCACAGGTCTATATCTGAAGCTAACCGTAAAGATTTGATTAGGCAATATGCTTTCGATTATACCAATCAGCACCGATCGGAACTAGAAAGCCAAGAGTTAGCAAATTTTATTTCCTTATTTGAAATAAATACAAACGATTTTAACCTATTAGCAGACTATTGCAGAACTGCAGGAGTTATAATACCAGTATCTGAGCTTAGCGATTATGATAAATCTATTTTATCGACTCAGCTAAAAGCATATATCGCAAGAAATATTTGGAACGATGATGGCTTTTTTCCTGTTATCCATAAAATTGATTATACATTCCAACAAGCCATACTGCAGTAATTTTTTATTTTTGTACTCAATTATTAATTTAATCTTATTAAGATATGTCATTTGAATTACCCCAACTATCGTACGCCTACGATGCTTTAGAACCACATATAGATGCTAGAACTATGGAAATACACCATGGAAAACACCATGCAGGTTATACTGCAAAACTAAACGCTGCCATAGAAGGCACTGATTTAGATGGTCAATCTATAGAGTCTATTCTTGGTGGCGAATTGTCTGCTGCCGTAAGAAATAACGGAGGTGGATACTATAATCATTGTATATTTTGGAGCGTTATGAGTCCTAATGGCGGCGGTCAGCCAAGTGGTGATTTAGCCGATGCAATAAATAATGCCTTCGGCTCATTCGACGCCTTCAAAACAGCATTTTCAAACGCTGCTGCCACTCAGTTTGGCTCTGGCTGGGCTTGGCTATGTGTTAAAAACGGTAGCCTAAGCGTATGCTCAACACCAAATCAAGATAATCCACTAATGTCTTCAGGTTGCGGCGGAACACCTATACTGGGTCTAGATGTATTGGAACATGCCTACTACCTTAACTATCAAAATAGAAGACCCGATTATATTGAAGCTTTCTTTAATGTCGTGAATTGGGAAGAGGTTAGCAGACGTTTTCAAGAATCATAACACCGTTGAAATATCATTAAAAAGTCCCTCAGTAGAGGGGCTTTTTTTGCTTTTGAGCCATGATCTCAATTAAAGTTCGCTAAGAGCTTTTTGAAACACTAAAATTAGAAATCTTTTTTCGAAGTGGCCCTTCGAAGTATTTGAAACTAACAGCCGATACAAG contains:
- a CDS encoding superoxide dismutase, with product MSFELPQLSYAYDALEPHIDARTMEIHHGKHHAGYTAKLNAAIEGTDLDGQSIESILGGELSAAVRNNGGGYYNHCIFWSVMSPNGGGQPSGDLADAINNAFGSFDAFKTAFSNAAATQFGSGWAWLCVKNGSLSVCSTPNQDNPLMSSGCGGTPILGLDVLEHAYYLNYQNRRPDYIEAFFNVVNWEEVSRRFQES